The following nucleotide sequence is from Novipirellula artificiosorum.
GAAGTGACAAATCCACGGGTCGTTTGCCAAATTGGAAAACGTTGGCTCTTCGAGTGGACTGTGGTCGCAGCACTTGTAAGCATAATAATGCGCGGTCTGGTTCCACCGCGAATCCAATTCCCGCCACTTGCCATGCAGCACCACATTCAGCGCATACTGGTCGCAGTACAGCACATGGTCGCGATGGTCTTCGAGACACTGGTAGGCTTGCTCGGGGATCTGTTCTTGACGCCACTGAGCCACGTTGATGACGAGCATGCCCGCATTGAACACCTTGGCTCGTGGATCGAGATGAAGCTCTCGATAATTTGCAATCGGAGTCGCAGTCCCAAGCCGTGAGTGCTTCAGCGGTTGATTCGCAAAGACCACCTCGGCATCGACATAGGGGCTAGCGAGTTCCAATGCTGCCAAAGCCGAATGGTCCTCCATCGGCTCCTCCCACAAAATGCTGATGTCCTTGCGTACGAGCAGATCCGAATCGAGATAGATCACCTTTTCCACCGTCGGCGGAACAAGGCTTGGGATCAGCAACCGTAAGTAGGTCGTGTGGTTGAGGTAGCCGGAGGTCACCAAATGGCTTAACTGGCTCATCTCGATATCGTGCCAATGCACTTCCAACCGGCGATCGGCCCAAGACTTCAAAATCCGGTTTTTCGTACCGCGCTGAATCCCTCCATCGAACACATGCAGCTGAACACGCCGCCCCGGATCGAGATGACAAAGCATCGAGCGGATGGTAACGACCAGCCCAATCGCGTAATTTTCGTCCGCACCGGTAACAACGACCAGCGGCTCTGAGTTCTGAACTGGCTTTGGCATCAAGTGCATCTCCCCGCGACTCGCTTTCCCAACTGAAATGGTGGTCGGTTCCGGTGAACCATCCTGCCGCTATACCAACGTTTCGGGCCACTAAGCAAGCCCAGTGCCCCCGACCTCAGCGTGCAGGCACGCCAATCGGCTTTGCTTTAGGGATTGCAAATGGGTAGCGCGGAATTCTAGATTGGAGGCTAGAATTGGCTGAAGTTGGATAACCCCTGCGGTCCAGGAGGTCGTGCAGTTTTTAAGTTGTGACTGCTGAAGTGTTTAGGTATCCAACCACCCCTGCCCGCGCAGCGGGAGGGGTCGAGCGCAGCGAGGGGGAGGTAAATCTTGTAAGTCTTTTTCAATCAACAACTTAAAAACTGCACGACCTCCCAGCGAGGAAGGACTTTTCATGGCAAAAGCTGTTGAATCCCAGCGGAAAGCTGAAAAAGCACTTTTGCAAACCCTACCGTTATCCAATTGTTTCTGATGAATTGATTCGCTTTGATGGACCGGACCATTCCCGCTTGTGAATTCGCCGATGACCGTCCGGTCAACGCCACCGATCGCAACCTGACTCGCAACCTGACTCGCAGCATGGGGGATGCGGCATGCTTTGGCGGGATGGTGGGTTGCGGCGAAACCTATTTTCCGGCTTTTGCACTAGCGGTTGGTCTGGGCGCTCTCACGGGCGC
It contains:
- a CDS encoding glycosyltransferase family 8 protein — translated: MPKPVQNSEPLVVVTGADENYAIGLVVTIRSMLCHLDPGRRVQLHVFDGGIQRGTKNRILKSWADRRLEVHWHDIEMSQLSHLVTSGYLNHTTYLRLLIPSLVPPTVEKVIYLDSDLLVRKDISILWEEPMEDHSALAALELASPYVDAEVVFANQPLKHSRLGTATPIANYRELHLDPRAKVFNAGMLVINVAQWRQEQIPEQAYQCLEDHRDHVLYCDQYALNVVLHGKWRELDSRWNQTAHYYAYKCCDHSPLEEPTFSNLANDPWICHFTWIHKPWFRDSGHPFGDEFVWQMRQTAWARYRLKSNPDHPGPARQRRTMKQWLERRVSKAKLRLARLGMGASNQDEDRRAA